A window of Actinomadura rubteroloni contains these coding sequences:
- the prmC gene encoding peptide chain release factor N(5)-glutamine methyltransferase: protein MNLLLDEIARATARLADAGAASPRADAEELAAAVHGVNRGELHKVPDSAFDARFWEFVARREAGEPLQHITGRAFFRYLELKVGPGVFVPRPETEVMVGWALETLRDMDVRDPLVVDLGTGSAAIALSIALEAPTARVHAVEKDPAAFVHASRNVEELDERGQVRLHHGDFATALGELDGTVDLVVSNPPYIPMSEWEYVPRDVRDHDPADALWGGGDDGLDAIRAVERTARRLLRPGGRVAVEHSDRQGNPVYWVFAEENGWRDVRNRRDLTERDRFVTARLVAD from the coding sequence ATGAACCTGCTGCTGGACGAGATCGCGCGGGCGACCGCCCGGCTGGCCGACGCGGGCGCCGCGTCGCCGCGCGCGGACGCCGAGGAGCTGGCCGCCGCCGTCCACGGGGTGAACCGGGGCGAACTGCACAAGGTGCCGGACAGTGCGTTCGACGCGCGGTTCTGGGAGTTCGTCGCGCGGCGCGAGGCGGGCGAGCCGTTGCAGCACATCACGGGCCGCGCGTTCTTCCGGTACCTGGAGCTGAAGGTCGGTCCCGGGGTGTTCGTGCCGCGTCCCGAGACCGAGGTGATGGTCGGCTGGGCGCTGGAGACGTTGCGGGACATGGACGTCCGGGACCCGCTCGTCGTCGACCTCGGCACGGGCTCGGCGGCGATCGCGCTGTCGATCGCGCTGGAGGCGCCGACCGCGCGCGTCCACGCCGTCGAGAAGGACCCGGCGGCGTTCGTCCACGCGTCCCGCAACGTCGAGGAGCTGGACGAGCGCGGCCAGGTGCGGCTGCACCACGGCGACTTCGCGACCGCGCTCGGCGAGCTGGACGGCACCGTGGACCTCGTCGTCAGCAACCCGCCCTACATCCCGATGAGCGAGTGGGAGTACGTCCCGCGCGACGTCCGCGACCACGACCCGGCGGACGCGCTGTGGGGCGGCGGCGACGACGGCCTGGACGCGATCCGCGCCGTGGAGCGCACGGCGCGGCGGCTGCTGCGGCCCGGCGGCCGTGTCGCGGTCGAGCACAGCGACCGGCAGGGCAACCCCGTCTACTGGGTCTTCGCCGAGGAGAACGGCTGGCGGGACGTGCGCAACCGGCGCGACCTCACCGAGCGGGACCGTTTCGTGACCGCGCGCCTGGTCGCCGACTGA
- the prfA gene encoding peptide chain release factor 1 gives MNLDDLLSEHADIEARLADPAVHADQAEARRLGKRYARLRPIVETYRELRGAEDDLTAARELAGEDATFAAEAADLEKRTVELEDRLRHLLIPRDPSDDKDTILEIKAGEGGEESALFAGDLLRMYLRYAERVGWKTEIIDSHPSDLGGYKDVTVGIKAAGAQEEGVWTRLKFEGGVHRVQRVPATESQGRIHTSAVGVLVTPEAEDVDVQIDPNELRIDVYRSSGPGGQSVNTTDSAVRITHLPTGTVVSCQNEKSQLQNKEQALRILRSRLLAMAQEQADAAASAERKSQVRTVDRSERVRTYNYPENRISDHRVGYKAYNLDQVLDGDLHNVTQALVDAELQRRLDEAQGS, from the coding sequence GTGAATCTCGACGATCTGCTCAGCGAACACGCCGACATCGAGGCCCGCCTCGCCGACCCGGCCGTCCACGCCGACCAGGCGGAGGCGCGGCGGCTCGGCAAGCGCTACGCGCGGCTGCGGCCCATCGTCGAGACGTACCGGGAGCTGCGCGGCGCCGAGGACGACCTGACCGCCGCCCGCGAGCTGGCCGGCGAGGACGCGACGTTCGCCGCCGAGGCCGCCGATCTGGAGAAGCGGACCGTCGAGCTGGAGGACCGGCTCCGGCACCTGCTGATCCCGCGCGACCCGAGCGACGACAAGGACACCATCCTTGAGATCAAGGCGGGCGAAGGCGGCGAGGAGTCCGCGCTGTTCGCGGGCGACCTGCTGCGGATGTACCTGCGCTACGCCGAGCGCGTCGGGTGGAAGACCGAGATCATCGACTCCCACCCGTCCGACCTCGGCGGGTACAAGGACGTGACGGTCGGGATCAAGGCCGCGGGCGCCCAGGAAGAGGGCGTCTGGACGCGGCTGAAGTTCGAGGGCGGCGTCCACCGGGTGCAGCGCGTCCCGGCGACCGAGTCGCAGGGACGCATCCACACCAGCGCGGTCGGCGTGCTGGTGACGCCCGAGGCCGAGGACGTGGACGTCCAGATCGACCCGAACGAGCTGCGCATCGACGTGTACCGCTCGTCGGGGCCGGGCGGGCAGAGCGTCAACACGACCGACTCGGCCGTCCGGATCACGCACCTGCCGACGGGCACGGTCGTGTCGTGCCAGAACGAGAAGAGCCAGCTCCAGAACAAGGAGCAGGCCCTGCGCATCCTGCGGTCGCGGCTGCTCGCCATGGCGCAGGAGCAGGCGGACGCGGCGGCGTCGGCGGAGCGCAAGAGCCAGGTCCGTACGGTGGACCGGTCGGAGCGCGTCCGCACCTACAACTATCCGGAGAACCGCATCTCCGACCACCGCGTGGGCTACAAGGCGTACAACCTCGACCAGGTCCTCGACGGCGACCTCCACAACGTGACGCAGGCGCTGGTGGACGCCGAACTCCAGCGCCGTCTGGACGAAGCCCAGGGATCATGA
- the rpmE gene encoding 50S ribosomal protein L31: protein MKPEIHPNYVVTTVTCTCGSTFETRSTAESGEIRADVCSACHPFYTGKQKILDTGGRVARFEQRFGKRK, encoded by the coding sequence ATGAAGCCCGAGATCCACCCGAACTATGTCGTCACGACCGTGACGTGCACGTGCGGGAGCACCTTCGAGACCCGCAGCACCGCCGAGAGCGGCGAGATCCGCGCCGACGTGTGCTCGGCCTGCCACCCGTTCTACACGGGCAAGCAGAAGATCCTGGACACGGGCGGCCGGGTGGCGCGCTTCGAGCAGCGGTTCGGCAAGCGCAAGTAG
- a CDS encoding response regulator transcription factor, producing the protein MRVVIAEDSVLLREGLVRLLDDAGIETVATVGDGPGLPPVVAEHRPDLAIVDVRMPPSFTDEGLRAALAARERVPGTPILVLSQYVEERYATDLIGGGAEGVGYLLKERVSEVGEFIDAVRRIAAGGTVIDPEVIGQLLGRRRTGDPLEALTPREREVLALMAEGRSNGAIAAHLVVTEGAVEKHISNIFAKLGLQPAQGGHRRVMAVLTYLGHRDR; encoded by the coding sequence ATGCGGGTAGTGATCGCCGAGGACTCGGTGCTGTTGCGGGAAGGGCTCGTCCGGCTGCTGGACGACGCGGGCATCGAGACGGTCGCGACCGTCGGGGACGGCCCCGGCCTGCCCCCCGTCGTCGCGGAGCACCGGCCGGACCTCGCGATCGTGGACGTCCGGATGCCGCCGTCGTTCACCGACGAGGGCCTGCGCGCGGCGCTGGCGGCCCGGGAGCGGGTGCCGGGGACGCCGATCCTCGTCCTGTCCCAGTACGTCGAGGAGCGGTACGCGACCGACCTGATCGGCGGCGGCGCGGAGGGCGTCGGCTACCTGCTGAAAGAGCGGGTGTCGGAGGTCGGGGAGTTCATCGACGCGGTGCGCCGGATCGCGGCGGGCGGCACCGTCATCGACCCGGAGGTGATCGGGCAGTTGCTCGGCCGCAGACGGACCGGCGACCCGCTGGAGGCGCTGACGCCGCGCGAGCGCGAGGTGCTGGCGCTGATGGCGGAGGGACGCTCCAACGGGGCCATCGCCGCGCACCTCGTCGTCACCGAGGGCGCGGTGGAGAAGCACATCTCGAACATCTTCGCCAAGCTCGGCCTCCAGCCCGCGCAGGGCGGCCACCGGCGGGTCATGGCCGTCCTCACGTATCTGGGTCACCGCGACCGGTGA